From Salvia splendens isolate huo1 chromosome 16, SspV2, whole genome shotgun sequence, a single genomic window includes:
- the LOC121770799 gene encoding protein BRANCHLESS TRICHOME-like: MMTMVMEVEPPFPPTPISPTWKLYENPFYIFHHHQQQDHTQIHTLHLPVSSRKIAASFSDLPFMDSERKARKKTESLNRRLARELAEERRAREALQRSCHDLSAQLSAHKDEMAKMKRDMDEERKMLRTAEVIREERLQMKLSDAKFFLEEKLSQLQIENGDDQHQKKNSLMTKEAENPHIKRGIKGLVEFPKVVRAIGCKSSKHLGSKLECQKAQLKILLKQKGPLRFTGLIAR; this comes from the coding sequence ATGATGACAATGGTGATGGAAGTGGAACCACCTTTCCCTCCTACCCCCATTTCCCCAACCTGGAAACTCTACGAGAATCCCTTTTATATCTTCCACCACCACCAACAACAAGATCACACCCAAATCCACACTCTCCACCTCCCTGTATCATCCCGCAAGATCGCAGCCTCCTTCTCCGACCTACCCTTCATGGACTCCGAGCGCAAAGCTCGCAAGAAGACGGAGTCTCTCAACAGGCGCCTCGCGCGGGAGCTGGCAGAGGAGCGCCGCGCCCGGGAGGCCCTCCAGCGCTCCTGCCACGACCTCTCCGCGCAGCTCTCCGCCCACAAGGACGAGATGGCGAAGATGAAGAGGGACATGGACGAGGAGAGGAAGATGCTGCGCACGGCCGAGGTCATCCGCGAGGAGCGCTTGCAGATGAAGCTCTCCGACGCCAAGTTCTTCCTCGAGGAGAAGCTATCACAGCTCCAAATCGAAAATGGAGATGATCAGCATCAAAAGAAGAATTCTTTGATGACGAAGGAGGCTGAGAATCCGCATATAAAGAGAGGGATAAAGGGGCTTGTGGAGTTTCCCAAAGTGGTGAGAGCGATCGGTTGCAAAAGTAGTAAGCATTTGGGGAGCAAATTGGAATGTCAGAAGGCGCAGCTCAAGATACTGCTCAAGCAGAAAGGGCCGCTCAGGTTCACTGGCCTTATTGCTAGATGA